From a single Silene latifolia isolate original U9 population chromosome 6, ASM4854445v1, whole genome shotgun sequence genomic region:
- the LOC141588722 gene encoding serine/threonine-protein phosphatase 7 long form homolog yields MATIMFPDKSGNDIQVIYLPLLRDLSNLDNYSWGSAVLATLYRNLCRASNVKSKDIGGPLVLLQLWAWERISIGRPTLTRPVNATHHGPNPLGSQHQIRIDSLGRRWASVIRKRPKGVTTLIGYRDAFDSMRHDQFTWQPYTRQILSFLPPFCYDDSDDWTVMAPMICFDIVEWHFPNRVARQFGWKQIIPLNSDTEPKLHKVDKRGASSRNWIEKHQPYIANWVRRGDFRFRGEEDDIEMNYFDPYMVWYRDRTNLRLNPFPPQATYQAPFGATEYLVSTL; encoded by the coding sequence ATGGCAACTATCATGTTTCCGGATAAGAGTGGTAATGACATACAAGTTATTTATTTGCCTTTGTTGAGGGATTTGAGTAACTTAGATAACTACTCTTGGGGAAGTGCCGTACTTGCTACTTTGTATCGCAATTTATGTAGAGCAAGCAACGTAAAGTCCAAAGACATTGGAGGTCCCCTTGTTCTATTGCAATTGTGGGCATGGGAGAGGATTAGTATTGGTCGACCTACACTCACGAGACCCGTTAATGCTACCCATCATGGACCAAACCCATTAGGTTCACAACATCAAATCAGGATTGACTCATTGGGTCGTAGGTGGGCAAGTGTGATTCGTAAGAGGCCGAAAGGGGTGACCACACTAATTGGGTATAGGGATGCTTTTGATTCAATGCGACATGATCAGTTTACATGGCAACCTTACACCCGACAGATTTTGTCTTTTTTGCCCCCGTTTTGTTATGATGACTCCGACGATTGGACAGTGATGGCCCCTATGATTTGTTTCGACATTGTTGAGTGGCATTTTCCAAATAGGGTAGCTCGTCAATTTGGGTGGAAACAAATTATCCCGTTAAACTCTGATACCGAACCAAAATTGCACAAAGTAGACAAAAGGGGTGCCTCTTCACGGAATTGGATTGAAAAACATCAACCCTACATAGCAAATTGGGTTAGGAGGGGTGATTTTCGGTTTCGTGGTGAAGAGGATGATATTGAAATGAACTACTTCGACCCCTACATGGTTTGGTACCGGGATCGCACTAATCTTCGCTTGAACCCTTTTCCCCCACAAGCTACTTATCAAGCACCCTTTGGAGCCACAGAATATCTTGTAAGTACACTTTAA
- the LOC141585764 gene encoding methylsterol monooxygenase 1-1-like — MLTYKTIMDAEISLNRSLSYAETIWFNYSVNKSDYLLYCHNILIFFLVYSLIPLPVIFAEFLQWINIECHKIQPKVKLSFDEMISCYKAVLKMFFLFVGPLQLISYPYVKKIGIRTGLPLPSGSEILIQLIVYFIVEDYTNYWIHRLLHSKWGYEKIHRVHHEYIAPIGFAAPYAHWAEVLVLGIPSFLGPAIAPGHMITFWLWFALRQIEAIETHSGYDLPWTPTKYIPFYGGAEHHDYHHYVGRQSQSNFASVFTYCDYIYGTDKGFRYHQKVLAKLKEDSAFIGRQNGLKAD, encoded by the exons ATGCTGACATACAAAACAATAATGGATGCAGAAATATCATTAAATCGCAGCTTAAGTTATGCAGAAACAATATGGTTTAATTATTCTGTTAATAAATCTGATTATTTGTTGTATTGTCACAACATTTTAATCTTCTTCTTAGTTTACTCATTAATCCCTCTTCCTGTAATATTTGCTGAATTTCTACAGTGGATTAACATTGAATGTCACAAAATTCAACCAAAAGTTAAGCTTTCTTTTGATGAGATGATTTCTTGTTATAAAGCTGTTTTGAAGATGTTCTTCCTTTTTGTCGGTCCACTTCAGCTCATCTCTTACCCTTATGTTAAG AAAATTGGGATAAGGACAGGATTACCATTGCCATCAGGGTCGGAGATACTGATACAATTAATTGTATACTTCATTGTTGAGGATTACACAAATTATTGGATCCATAGATTGTTACACAGTAAATGGGGATATGAAAAAATTCACAGGGTGCACCATGAATATATCGCCCCAATCGGCTTTGCTGCACCATATGCACATTGGGCCGAAGTTCTGGTCCTTGGGATTCCATCATTTCTCGGACCTGCAATTGCTCCCGGTCATATGATCACATTTTGGTTGTGGTTTGCTTTGAGACAGATTGAGGCTATTGAAACACATTCCGG ATATGATCTCCCTTGGACACCAACGAAGTACATTCCATTTTACGGCGGTGCTGAGCACCATGATTACCATCACTATGTTGGAAGACAAAGCCAAAGTAATTTTGCTTCAGTCTTCACCTACTGTGATTACATATATGGGACTGATAAG GGCTTCCGTTATCATCAGAAGGTCCTCGCTAAG TTAAAAGAAGACTCGGCCTTCATTGGTCGACAAAATGGACTCAAAGCCGATTAA